From a single Natronorubrum tibetense GA33 genomic region:
- a CDS encoding DUF7097 family protein yields the protein MEKTPRGTSVGVDDPYEFAGVCDYLTGEGQCRYAFDHYEHDPAFARERADDDYACPVVDPETDETWADCPHFRSRNHDRECVRCGLEEKRMAHDDERPLLEEHHLSYARDGEELTHEITVYLCRWCHAKVHNSWARITDNAAPEPDAIAALEQRRGREYDELGFESAAERYGEDEDGSN from the coding sequence ATGGAAAAAACGCCCCGGGGTACGTCCGTCGGCGTCGACGATCCGTACGAGTTCGCGGGCGTCTGTGACTATCTCACCGGCGAGGGGCAGTGTCGCTACGCGTTCGATCACTACGAGCACGACCCCGCGTTCGCCCGCGAACGCGCGGATGACGACTACGCCTGCCCCGTTGTCGATCCCGAAACCGACGAGACGTGGGCCGACTGCCCGCACTTTCGCTCTCGAAACCACGACCGAGAGTGTGTCCGCTGTGGACTCGAGGAAAAGCGCATGGCCCACGACGACGAACGCCCGCTGCTCGAGGAACACCACCTCTCGTATGCCCGCGACGGCGAGGAGTTGACCCACGAGATCACGGTCTACCTCTGCCGGTGGTGCCATGCGAAGGTCCACAACTCGTGGGCCCGGATTACCGACAACGCCGCGCCGGAGCCGGACGCAATCGCCGCGCTCGAACAGCGTCGCGGACGCGAGTACGACGAACTGGGCTTCGAGTCGGCCGCGGAACGGTACGGTGAGGACGAAGACGGCTCCAACTGA
- a CDS encoding methyl-accepting chemotaxis protein produces the protein MLDSLRRIVPSTIRRSYALKFGIALLLLGLSVGAIGFVATAQITDSVEENALEDQQSLAAQEANTIDNWDEENERRTASTSDTPVIESGDEEAIQSYLYDLQLELSGQVEAIHYVDQESHELLATTTQDAATLEDVEFPESHRIDSELSASSVERTEPYAVDDTPVVSHYISTGGQDDTAIVVSFELEHVMTDLGATVEGERSTVVVDREGQIILDDRLTGSGADGLQDGFVDSGFQTAYADEHPLLNEALASENATHSGSMTFEEEPVSALQSSPHDFNPDGYVAAYHGTETGWVVLSHTSTDEAYGFVNSVSQYGTIATMGGVLLIGLVGAVIGRSTATSIDRLTDKVRQMEEGDLDVEFETKRIDNIGRLYDGFASMRDELKLQITEAEDARADAERERERVEQINEDLKQAATTYCGVMEDAADGDLTVRMDPDASDNETMEEIAVDFNEMLTEIEATVDHLNQFATEVATASEQVTASSEEVRSASEQVSASVQEISDGADKQYESLRSVDAEMNNLSTTTEEIAASSNEVADVAERTARTGRDGRKKLDDAIEACEELERDRDAVVDEFEQLRDEVATVDELIDRIAEIAEQTNMLALNANIEASRSAAGDDGGFAAVAAEVKELSQDVKTATDEISARLGEIQDQTERSAEEVDQTSEEIEAVNELVTTAGSALEEIAEYAQKTNDGVQSISAATEEQAASTQEVVAMVDEVATISEETTAEAANVAASAEEQTSALSEVSQSADDLSQQAVTLSEALDRFETDADASASAIELESLETATGAAVVGDISEPNESTPDEDAGEETFSFGEETVGTDTDASEESDDDSFTFDE, from the coding sequence ATGCTCGATTCATTACGGCGGATCGTCCCTTCGACGATTCGACGAAGTTACGCACTGAAGTTCGGTATCGCCCTGTTACTACTCGGCCTCTCCGTCGGCGCGATCGGGTTCGTCGCGACCGCCCAGATAACCGACAGCGTCGAAGAGAACGCGCTAGAAGATCAGCAGTCCCTCGCCGCTCAGGAGGCGAATACGATCGACAACTGGGACGAAGAAAACGAACGACGTACTGCCAGTACGTCCGATACACCCGTCATCGAATCGGGTGACGAAGAGGCGATCCAATCGTATCTCTACGACCTCCAACTCGAGTTATCGGGACAGGTCGAAGCGATCCACTACGTCGACCAGGAGAGCCACGAACTGTTGGCGACGACGACGCAAGATGCGGCGACGCTCGAGGATGTCGAGTTCCCCGAATCGCATCGGATCGACTCGGAGCTGTCGGCGTCGAGCGTCGAACGAACGGAGCCGTACGCCGTCGACGACACGCCGGTCGTCTCGCACTACATCAGCACTGGCGGCCAGGACGACACGGCGATCGTCGTGTCGTTCGAACTCGAGCACGTGATGACGGACCTCGGTGCGACGGTCGAAGGCGAACGATCGACGGTCGTCGTCGATCGCGAGGGGCAGATCATCCTCGACGACAGACTCACCGGAAGCGGCGCGGACGGATTACAGGACGGGTTCGTCGACTCCGGGTTCCAGACCGCCTACGCGGACGAGCACCCGCTTCTGAACGAGGCGTTGGCCTCTGAGAACGCGACCCATTCGGGATCGATGACGTTCGAGGAGGAACCGGTTAGTGCACTTCAGTCGTCGCCACACGACTTCAACCCGGACGGCTACGTTGCGGCGTACCACGGCACCGAAACGGGATGGGTCGTGCTTTCTCACACCTCGACTGACGAGGCCTACGGCTTCGTCAACTCGGTGAGCCAGTACGGGACGATAGCCACGATGGGTGGCGTCCTCCTGATCGGTCTCGTTGGCGCCGTGATCGGGCGCAGTACGGCGACATCGATCGACCGACTGACCGATAAGGTCAGACAGATGGAGGAGGGGGATCTCGACGTCGAGTTCGAAACCAAGCGGATCGACAATATCGGCCGATTGTATGACGGGTTCGCCTCGATGCGCGACGAACTGAAACTACAGATTACGGAGGCCGAGGACGCGAGGGCCGACGCCGAGCGCGAACGCGAACGCGTCGAACAGATAAACGAGGATCTCAAACAGGCGGCGACGACCTACTGCGGCGTGATGGAGGACGCTGCGGACGGCGACCTCACCGTTCGGATGGATCCGGACGCCTCGGACAACGAGACCATGGAGGAGATCGCCGTCGACTTCAACGAGATGCTTACCGAAATCGAAGCGACCGTCGATCACCTCAACCAGTTCGCGACCGAGGTCGCGACCGCCAGCGAACAGGTTACGGCCTCGAGCGAAGAGGTCAGATCCGCCAGCGAACAGGTCAGTGCGTCGGTACAAGAGATCTCCGACGGTGCGGACAAGCAGTACGAGTCGCTCCGTTCCGTCGACGCGGAGATGAACAACCTCTCGACGACGACCGAGGAGATCGCGGCCTCCTCGAACGAGGTCGCGGACGTCGCCGAGCGAACCGCTCGGACCGGCCGAGACGGTCGCAAGAAACTCGACGACGCCATCGAGGCCTGCGAGGAACTCGAGCGGGACCGCGACGCGGTCGTCGACGAGTTCGAGCAGCTTCGCGACGAGGTCGCGACGGTCGACGAGTTGATCGACCGGATTGCGGAGATCGCCGAGCAGACGAACATGCTCGCGCTCAACGCCAACATCGAGGCCTCCAGATCCGCCGCGGGTGACGACGGCGGGTTCGCCGCGGTCGCTGCCGAGGTCAAGGAGCTCTCCCAGGACGTCAAGACGGCTACCGACGAGATCAGCGCCCGACTCGGCGAGATCCAGGATCAGACTGAGCGGTCGGCCGAGGAGGTCGACCAGACCAGTGAGGAAATCGAAGCGGTCAACGAACTCGTGACGACCGCTGGCTCCGCACTCGAGGAGATCGCGGAGTACGCACAGAAGACGAACGACGGCGTGCAGTCGATCTCGGCGGCGACCGAGGAACAGGCGGCCTCTACCCAGGAGGTCGTCGCGATGGTCGACGAGGTGGCGACGATTTCCGAGGAGACGACCGCCGAAGCCGCGAACGTCGCCGCATCCGCCGAGGAGCAGACGTCAGCGCTGTCGGAGGTGTCCCAATCGGCGGACGACCTCTCCCAGCAGGCGGTGACGCTCTCGGAGGCGCTCGATCGGTTCGAAACCGACGCCGACGCGAGCGCGTCCGCCATCGAACTTGAGTCCCTCGAGACCGCCACCGGCGCCGCCGTCGTCGGTGACATCTCGGAACCGAACGAAAGCACCCCCGACGAGGATGCCGGTGAGGAGACGTTCTCGTTCGGCGAGGAGACGGTCGGGACGGACACGGACGCGTCCGAGGAGTCGGACGACGACTCCTTCACGTTCGACGAGTAG
- the hpt gene encoding hypoxanthine/guanine phosphoribosyltransferase, protein MDPTLEPLARSLREAPVVDRGGYEYFVHGVTDGVPPVEPSVLRAIADGIRERVDLESVDTLVAPEAMGIHHGTALSLATDVPLVIVRKRSYGFPDEVAVHQETSYGEDELFLNGVDAGDRVVVVDDVLSSGGTIDAVCGALETVGAEIVEVVTVLRRVDADHEDVSRDVTSLLDIRVRDGAVEIVD, encoded by the coding sequence ATGGATCCAACCCTGGAGCCGCTCGCGCGATCGCTTCGCGAGGCCCCCGTCGTCGACAGAGGCGGCTACGAGTACTTCGTCCACGGCGTTACCGACGGCGTCCCGCCCGTCGAGCCGTCGGTGCTGCGGGCGATCGCCGACGGCATCCGCGAGCGGGTCGACCTCGAGTCCGTCGACACGCTCGTAGCCCCGGAAGCGATGGGCATTCACCACGGGACGGCGCTCTCGCTCGCGACCGACGTGCCGCTCGTCATCGTCCGCAAGCGCTCCTACGGCTTCCCCGACGAGGTCGCCGTCCACCAGGAGACCAGCTACGGCGAGGACGAACTCTTCTTGAACGGCGTCGACGCGGGTGACCGCGTGGTCGTCGTCGACGACGTGCTCTCCTCCGGCGGGACGATCGACGCCGTCTGTGGGGCACTCGAGACCGTCGGTGCCGAGATCGTCGAAGTCGTAACCGTGCTCCGACGGGTCGATGCCGACCACGAGGACGTCTCGCGCGACGTGACGAGCCTGCTCGACATCCGCGTTCGGGACGGAGCGGTCGAGATCGTCGACTGA
- the ppc gene encoding phosphoenolpyruvate carboxylase, translating to MRLHNREIRQDVRELGALLGDVLEDQTSRRAFETVESCRQAAIDYRSGELESRDALISDLRGLSPHHQRVVARGFTTYFELINLAEERERVRTIRTESHEGTLEDSLETAAEELGNSDVDTVRQVLDDVLIEPTFTAHPTEARRKTVKSKLRTISTELETLDERLLTEKEEGQIWRDIDAEVTSLWQTPQVRNRQPEPEDEARNVQWYLENTLFDVVGEVYDELADAIDDEVEGNLEIPKLFEFRSWAGSDRDGNPYVTPEVTANTLERQRSVILEKYREQLKRLSGVLSQDGSRIDPGSEFLVSLEDDRERLPGSARTAEERYPDEPYRQKLKLMRERLQRVGDVRPGGYDGVDELLDDLEIIAGSLRNNGAESVAEAHVDPIRRQVATFGFSLASLDLREHQQNHTDAIAEALEREGIDYHDMDEEERADLLTDAILQDEAVVDLSKTEDLSDSSAKVLDLFANLGDWQTEYGVHAIDTYAISMTDEPSHVLEVLFLADQAGVVSLPEHCGLDIVPLLETEYALSGARRIMGTLFENEAYAQALEARGRTQEIMLGYSDSNKENGFLAANWSLYKNQRRLGEICDDHDVTMRLFHGRGGSISRGGGPMNEALLALPNSTVTGQVKFTEQGEAIAEKYANPRIAERNIEQMVNAQLRARLYAKEQPEEEVHDEWVEAMETMADAARREYRDLLESDGFVRYFEQATPITVIEDLDLGSRPASRSGERTVEDLRAIPWVFSWTQSRCILPGWYALATGLDAYLDDGGTIETLQEMYEEWSFFRTTLDNAALSLSRTELEIAEQYADLADEDIRGRFFPRVTDEYERATELITTVGQRETLHTRDWLGENLARRNPYVDPLNLLQVYLLDRTHRTDIEERTLRLTVKGIAAGMKNTG from the coding sequence ATGCGACTTCACAACAGGGAGATTCGACAGGACGTCCGAGAGCTCGGTGCGTTGCTCGGCGACGTTTTGGAGGACCAGACCTCCCGGCGGGCGTTCGAAACGGTCGAATCGTGTCGGCAGGCCGCGATCGATTACCGGTCGGGCGAACTCGAGTCACGCGACGCGCTCATCTCGGACCTCCGCGGACTGTCACCACACCACCAGCGAGTCGTCGCGCGGGGGTTTACGACCTACTTCGAACTGATCAATCTCGCCGAAGAGCGCGAGCGGGTGCGAACGATTCGAACGGAGTCCCACGAGGGGACCCTCGAGGACAGCCTCGAGACCGCGGCCGAAGAGCTGGGTAACAGCGACGTCGACACCGTCAGACAGGTTTTAGACGACGTGCTGATCGAGCCGACGTTTACGGCCCACCCGACGGAAGCCCGACGCAAGACGGTCAAATCGAAGCTCCGAACGATCTCGACGGAGCTCGAGACGCTCGACGAGCGGCTACTGACCGAGAAGGAAGAGGGCCAGATCTGGCGGGACATCGACGCCGAAGTGACGAGCCTCTGGCAGACGCCGCAGGTCCGTAATCGACAGCCCGAACCCGAAGACGAGGCGCGAAACGTCCAGTGGTATCTCGAGAACACGCTGTTCGATGTCGTCGGCGAAGTGTACGACGAACTGGCGGACGCGATCGACGATGAAGTCGAGGGGAATCTCGAGATTCCCAAACTGTTCGAGTTCCGGTCGTGGGCGGGCAGCGACCGGGACGGGAATCCCTACGTAACCCCCGAGGTGACCGCGAACACGCTGGAACGCCAGCGTTCGGTGATCCTCGAAAAGTACCGCGAACAGCTCAAGCGGCTGTCCGGCGTCCTCAGTCAGGACGGCAGTCGGATCGATCCCGGCTCCGAGTTCCTGGTCTCGCTCGAGGACGATCGCGAGCGACTGCCCGGTAGTGCCCGAACCGCCGAGGAACGCTATCCCGACGAGCCCTACCGACAGAAGCTCAAACTGATGCGCGAGCGACTCCAGCGCGTCGGCGACGTTCGTCCCGGCGGCTACGACGGGGTCGACGAGCTGCTCGACGATCTCGAGATTATCGCGGGGAGCCTGCGGAACAACGGTGCGGAGAGCGTTGCCGAGGCGCACGTGGATCCGATCCGGCGGCAGGTCGCCACCTTCGGCTTCTCGCTCGCCAGTCTGGACCTGCGCGAACACCAGCAGAACCACACCGATGCCATCGCGGAGGCCCTCGAGCGCGAGGGAATCGACTACCACGACATGGACGAGGAGGAACGGGCCGACCTGCTGACCGACGCGATTCTTCAGGATGAAGCCGTCGTCGATCTCTCCAAGACGGAGGATCTCTCGGACTCGTCGGCGAAGGTCCTCGACCTGTTCGCCAACCTCGGGGACTGGCAGACCGAGTACGGCGTCCACGCCATCGACACCTACGCCATCTCGATGACCGATGAACCAAGCCACGTCCTCGAGGTTCTGTTCCTCGCCGATCAGGCCGGCGTCGTCTCCCTGCCAGAACACTGCGGGCTCGACATCGTTCCGTTGCTCGAGACGGAGTACGCCCTCTCCGGCGCTCGCCGGATCATGGGGACGCTCTTCGAGAACGAAGCCTACGCGCAGGCCCTCGAGGCACGCGGGCGCACCCAGGAGATCATGCTGGGCTACTCGGACTCGAACAAGGAGAACGGCTTCCTCGCGGCCAACTGGTCGCTGTACAAGAACCAGCGCCGACTGGGGGAGATCTGTGACGACCACGACGTGACGATGCGACTGTTCCACGGCCGCGGGGGCTCGATTTCCCGCGGCGGCGGCCCAATGAACGAGGCGTTGCTGGCGCTGCCGAACAGCACGGTGACCGGACAGGTCAAGTTCACCGAGCAGGGCGAGGCGATCGCCGAAAAGTACGCTAACCCGCGCATCGCCGAGCGTAACATCGAACAGATGGTCAACGCACAGCTTCGGGCGCGGCTGTACGCCAAAGAGCAGCCCGAAGAGGAGGTCCACGACGAGTGGGTCGAGGCGATGGAGACCATGGCCGACGCCGCCCGTCGGGAGTACCGTGACCTCCTCGAGAGCGACGGCTTCGTCCGCTACTTCGAGCAGGCGACGCCCATCACGGTCATCGAAGACCTCGACCTGGGATCGCGTCCCGCCTCGCGTAGCGGCGAGCGAACCGTCGAGGACCTGCGGGCGATCCCGTGGGTGTTCTCGTGGACGCAGTCACGCTGTATCCTGCCGGGCTGGTACGCCCTCGCGACGGGTCTCGACGCCTACCTAGACGATGGCGGCACAATAGAGACTCTCCAGGAGATGTACGAGGAGTGGTCGTTCTTCCGAACAACGCTCGACAACGCCGCGCTCTCGCTGTCCCGGACCGAACTCGAGATCGCCGAACAGTACGCCGATCTGGCGGACGAGGACATCCGGGGTCGATTCTTCCCGCGAGTGACCGACGAGTACGAGCGAGCGACCGAATTAATCACCACCGTCGGTCAACGGGAGACCCTCCACACCCGCGACTGGCTCGGTGAGAATCTGGCGCGGCGAAACCCCTACGTCGACCCGCTGAACCTACTGCAGGTGTACCTGCTGGACCGAACTCACCGAACCGACATCGAAGAACGAACGCTTCGGCTGACGGTCAAGGGGATCGCAGCCGGGATGAAGAACACGGGATAA
- a CDS encoding (R)-citramalate synthase: protein MTHSAEQTISPDRTVRLLDTTLRDGEQAPGVSLSPDEKVEIARALERAGVSVIEAGSACTGAGERQAISRVTDLALDARVTSFCRGIRTDIDLALDCDVDGIHLVVPSSDRHVEGKVGTSREDNLAKTAELVEYAADHDLWVEVIGEDGSRADLDYLEELMGTSLDAGADRVCFADTVGHTGPERTAEAVSRLAELGPVSAHTHDDLGLGVANALSAVSAGADLVHCTVNGLGERAGNVALEEVAIALSHVYDVETLELTELYGLAQTVSRATGIQLAPNKAVIGENAFTHESGIHTDGTLKDDKMYEPYAPETVGRERRLALGKHTGRAGVQATLEEHGVEADDDAVAEIATRVTELGDRGRRVTDADLLAIAEDVTGDDRERVVELLDLTATSGGAVPTASIRLAVGGEERVASGTGSGPVDAAVSAVREALGSMADAELDSYHVDAVTGGTDAVVTVEVTMVRNDRSVTVARSEADITRASVEAMVDALDRLLAADPQPLTPADD from the coding sequence GTGACTCACTCCGCCGAGCAGACGATCTCCCCGGACCGTACCGTCCGCCTTCTCGATACGACGCTTCGCGACGGCGAGCAAGCGCCAGGTGTCTCGCTCTCACCCGACGAGAAAGTCGAAATAGCCCGCGCGCTCGAACGCGCCGGCGTTTCGGTCATCGAGGCCGGCAGCGCCTGTACCGGGGCCGGCGAGCGCCAGGCCATCTCCCGCGTGACCGACCTCGCTCTCGACGCCCGCGTGACCAGTTTCTGTCGCGGGATCCGGACTGACATCGATCTCGCGCTCGACTGTGATGTCGACGGTATTCACCTCGTCGTTCCCTCGAGCGACCGTCACGTCGAGGGCAAGGTCGGCACCTCCCGCGAGGATAACCTCGCGAAGACCGCCGAGCTCGTCGAGTACGCTGCCGACCACGACCTCTGGGTCGAGGTCATCGGCGAGGACGGCTCCCGGGCCGATCTGGACTACCTCGAGGAACTCATGGGTACCTCGCTCGACGCCGGTGCCGATCGGGTCTGTTTCGCCGACACCGTCGGCCACACGGGTCCCGAGCGCACCGCCGAGGCGGTCTCCCGACTCGCCGAACTGGGGCCGGTCAGCGCCCACACCCACGACGACCTGGGACTGGGCGTTGCAAACGCGCTGTCGGCCGTCTCCGCCGGCGCGGATCTCGTTCACTGCACCGTCAACGGCCTTGGCGAGCGCGCCGGCAACGTCGCCTTAGAGGAGGTCGCGATCGCTCTTTCCCACGTTTACGACGTCGAGACGCTCGAACTCACGGAACTGTACGGCCTCGCACAGACGGTCTCCCGAGCGACGGGGATTCAACTGGCGCCGAACAAGGCCGTCATCGGCGAGAACGCCTTCACCCACGAGAGCGGAATTCACACCGACGGCACGCTCAAAGACGACAAGATGTACGAGCCCTACGCGCCCGAGACGGTCGGCCGAGAGCGACGGCTCGCACTCGGCAAACACACCGGTCGCGCGGGCGTCCAGGCGACGCTCGAGGAACACGGCGTCGAGGCCGACGACGACGCCGTCGCCGAAATCGCGACCCGCGTCACCGAACTCGGCGACCGCGGCCGCCGGGTGACGGACGCCGACCTGCTCGCCATCGCCGAGGACGTCACCGGCGACGACCGCGAGCGCGTGGTCGAACTGCTCGACCTCACCGCGACGAGCGGCGGGGCCGTCCCCACCGCGAGCATCCGACTCGCCGTCGGCGGCGAGGAGCGCGTCGCCAGCGGCACCGGCTCCGGTCCGGTCGACGCCGCCGTCTCCGCCGTTCGAGAGGCGCTCGGCTCGATGGCCGACGCGGAACTCGACTCCTACCACGTCGACGCCGTGACCGGCGGCACCGACGCCGTCGTTACCGTCGAGGTGACGATGGTCCGCAACGATCGGTCGGTCACCGTCGCTCGCAGCGAGGCCGATATCACGCGGGCGAGCGTGGAGGCGATGGTCGATGCGCTCGACCGACTCCTCGCAGCCGATCCGCAGCCGCTTACGCCGGCGGACGACTAA
- a CDS encoding DUF192 domain-containing protein, whose protein sequence is MQLVHHSTVGRNVDSEADAEAVSHEEVLATDVDLAESLLSQTRGLMFRRSFPDGSALAFRFETAKTRDVHMLFVFFPIDAVWVVDGVVQRVERLRPWRSFAREKCDLLVELPAGAADDVEAGDRLVLEGR, encoded by the coding sequence GTGCAGCTGGTTCACCATTCGACCGTCGGACGCAACGTCGATTCGGAAGCGGACGCCGAGGCGGTGAGCCACGAGGAGGTGCTGGCCACGGACGTCGACCTCGCGGAGTCGCTCCTGAGTCAGACTCGAGGATTGATGTTTCGCCGATCCTTTCCGGACGGTTCCGCGCTCGCGTTCCGGTTCGAAACGGCCAAAACGCGCGACGTTCACATGCTGTTCGTCTTCTTCCCCATCGACGCCGTCTGGGTCGTCGATGGCGTCGTCCAGCGCGTTGAGCGACTGCGGCCGTGGCGGAGCTTCGCCCGCGAGAAGTGTGACCTGCTCGTCGAACTCCCCGCCGGGGCTGCGGACGACGTCGAGGCCGGCGACCGACTCGTTCTCGAAGGTCGGTGA
- a CDS encoding methyl-accepting chemotaxis protein — MRDRVYDRIPAIVRRSYALKFGLILLVLGVSIGTLGMVATGALTESVESTVLEDQQDAAVQEAQAVDNWDERNRQLVATATGAPALQSDDEEVRQEYLQDVYQDLPDERVNALYVDTATGEVLDGVDTDAETLEGIAFPETDALDEASIHQTQRTDPYAMPDEHRVTFDDRPVVSYYIGVGDDADRALVVTFTLADRSTDLLSSTDSDTVVTILDEEDRIVGDDAYLGYQEDRDAVSFLETYDDADGILETARADAPGATKVDGAPSETLHDEPYGFAPDGYVVGYHTTADGWLVLVHTAESDALGFVETVDQFGTGITILGVVLIGLFGAVIGRSTAVSIDRLTDKVGKMEDGDLDVEFETRRIDNIGRLYDGFGSMRDELNLQITEAEDARADAERERERVQRLNEDLERAATTYCGVMAEAARGNLTVRMDPNTSDNETMEEIAVDFNEMLAEIESTIEDLNRFATEVATASEQVTASSEEVRSASQQVSESVQEISDGADQQYESLRSVDAEMNALSTTTEEIAASSNEVADVAERTAHTGREGHDAARDAVDACEQLEHERDAVVDEFDQLRAEVAEVDELIDRIAEIAEQTNMLALNANIEASRSAAGDDGGFAAVAAEVKELSQNVKTATEEIDHRLEGIKSQTERSAEEIDRTSDEIERVNDLVTNAVGALEEISEYAEETNDGVQSISAATEEQAASTQEVVAMVDEVATISEETTAEAENVAAAAEEQTSALTEVSRSADDLSQQAVTLSEALDRFETDAESETARESDIDPAALATVGDDGDGRRGIDSGDEIIGTNDETDAGTTATDEETADGETTESDGETADGETTESEGETADDETFSFGG, encoded by the coding sequence ATGCGGGACAGAGTTTACGACCGGATTCCGGCGATCGTTCGGCGAAGCTACGCACTGAAGTTCGGCCTCATTCTGCTCGTCCTGGGTGTGTCGATCGGCACGCTCGGGATGGTCGCGACGGGGGCACTCACCGAGAGCGTCGAATCGACGGTGCTCGAGGATCAGCAGGATGCCGCGGTGCAGGAAGCACAGGCGGTGGACAACTGGGACGAACGAAACAGACAGCTCGTCGCAACGGCGACCGGGGCACCCGCCCTTCAGTCGGACGATGAGGAGGTTCGACAGGAGTACCTTCAAGACGTCTACCAGGACCTCCCGGACGAACGGGTGAACGCACTCTACGTCGATACGGCCACCGGCGAGGTGCTCGACGGCGTCGATACCGACGCCGAAACGCTCGAGGGGATCGCATTCCCCGAGACGGACGCCCTCGACGAGGCGTCTATCCACCAGACCCAGCGAACCGATCCGTACGCGATGCCGGACGAACACCGAGTCACGTTCGACGATCGGCCGGTGGTTTCCTACTACATCGGCGTCGGTGACGACGCCGACCGAGCGCTCGTCGTCACGTTCACCCTCGCGGATCGATCGACAGACCTGCTCTCGAGTACGGATTCGGATACCGTCGTGACCATCCTCGACGAGGAGGACCGAATCGTCGGCGACGACGCCTACCTCGGCTATCAGGAGGATCGAGACGCAGTGAGTTTCCTCGAGACGTACGACGACGCCGACGGCATCCTCGAGACGGCACGAGCGGACGCGCCGGGCGCAACGAAAGTCGACGGAGCTCCGAGCGAGACCCTCCACGACGAGCCGTACGGCTTCGCTCCCGACGGCTACGTCGTCGGCTACCATACGACGGCCGACGGCTGGCTCGTCCTCGTCCACACCGCGGAGTCCGACGCGCTGGGATTCGTCGAGACGGTCGATCAGTTCGGTACCGGAATCACGATTCTCGGCGTCGTGCTGATCGGCCTGTTCGGCGCCGTGATCGGGCGCAGTACGGCGGTGTCGATCGATCGGCTAACCGACAAGGTCGGCAAAATGGAAGACGGCGACCTCGACGTCGAGTTCGAGACCAGGCGGATCGACAACATCGGCCGACTCTACGACGGGTTCGGCTCGATGCGCGACGAGTTGAACCTGCAGATCACCGAAGCCGAGGATGCGAGGGCCGACGCCGAGCGCGAACGCGAACGCGTCCAGCGACTGAACGAGGACCTGGAACGGGCGGCGACGACCTACTGCGGCGTCATGGCGGAGGCCGCACGCGGGAATCTCACCGTTCGGATGGACCCGAACACCTCGGACAACGAGACCATGGAAGAGATCGCCGTCGACTTCAACGAGATGCTCGCCGAGATCGAGTCGACCATCGAGGACCTCAACCGGTTCGCGACCGAGGTCGCGACCGCCAGCGAACAGGTCACGGCCTCGAGCGAGGAGGTTCGCTCCGCCTCCCAACAGGTCAGCGAGTCGGTTCAGGAAATTTCGGACGGCGCGGACCAACAGTACGAGTCGCTTCGGTCGGTCGACGCGGAGATGAACGCGCTTTCGACGACGACCGAAGAGATCGCCGCCTCCTCGAACGAGGTCGCCGACGTCGCCGAACGAACGGCTCACACCGGCCGGGAGGGACACGACGCAGCGCGGGACGCCGTCGACGCCTGCGAACAGCTCGAGCACGAACGCGACGCCGTCGTCGACGAGTTCGACCAACTCCGCGCCGAAGTCGCGGAAGTCGACGAGTTGATCGACCGGATCGCCGAGATCGCCGAGCAGACGAACATGCTCGCGCTCAACGCCAACATCGAGGCCTCCAGATCCGCCGCGGGCGACGACGGCGGGTTCGCCGCTGTCGCGGCCGAGGTCAAGGAACTCTCCCAGAACGTCAAGACGGCCACCGAGGAGATCGATCACCGTCTCGAGGGAATCAAGTCCCAGACCGAGCGATCCGCCGAAGAGATCGATCGAACGAGCGACGAGATCGAGCGCGTGAACGACCTCGTCACGAACGCGGTGGGCGCGCTCGAGGAAATCTCGGAGTACGCCGAGGAGACGAACGACGGCGTGCAGTCGATCTCGGCGGCGACCGAAGAGCAGGCGGCCTCTACCCAGGAAGTCGTCGCGATGGTCGACGAGGTGGCGACGATCTCCGAGGAGACGACCGCCGAAGCCGAGAACGTCGCTGCCGCCGCCGAGGAGCAGACGTCGGCACTGACGGAAGTGTCGCGATCGGCCGACGATCTCTCCCAGCAGGCGGTGACGCTCTCGGAGGCGCTCGACCGGTTCGAAACCGACGCCGAGTCCGAGACGGCTCGAGAATCGGATATCGACCCCGCCGCTCTCGCGACGGTCGGGGACGACGGCGACGGACGACGCGGCATCGATTCTGGCGACGAAATCATCGGGACGAACGACGAAACGGATGCGGGAACGACGGCAACCGACGAGGAGACGGCCGATGGCGAAACTACGGAGTCCGACGGTGAGACCGCCGACGGCGAAACTACGGAATCCGAAGGTGAGACGGCCGACGACGAGACGTTCTCGTTCGGCGGTTGA